The Rhinopithecus roxellana isolate Shanxi Qingling chromosome 13, ASM756505v1, whole genome shotgun sequence genome contains a region encoding:
- the NCOA6 gene encoding nuclear receptor coactivator 6 isoform X2 — protein MVLDDLPNLEDIYTSLCSSTMEDSEMDFDSGLEDDDTKSDSILEDSTIFVAFKGNIGDKDFKWKLDAILKNVPNLLHMESSKLKVQKVEPWNSVRVTFNIPREAAERLRILAQSNNQQLRDLGILSVQIEGEGAINLALAQNRSQDVRMNGPIGAGNSVRMEVGFPMAGGPGIIRMNNPATVMIPPGGNVSSSMMAPGHNPELQPRTPRPASQSDAMDPLLSGLHIQQQSHPSGSLAPPHHPMQPVSVNRQMNPANFPQLQPQQQQQQQQQQQQQQQQQQQQQQQQQQLQARPPQQHQQQQPQGIRPQFTSPTQVPVPPGWNQLPSGALQPPPAQGSLGTMTANQGWKKAPLPGPMQQQLQARPSLATVQTPSHPPPPYPFGSQQASQAHTNFPQMSNPGQFTAPQMKSLQGGPSRVPTPLQQPHLTNKSPASSPSSFQQGSPASSPTVNQTQQQMGPRPPQNNPLPQGFQQPVSSPGRNPMVQQGNVPPNFMVMQQQPPNQGPQSLHPGLGGMPKRLPPGFSAGQANPNFMQGQVPSTTATTPGNSGAPQLQANQNVQHAGGQGAGPPQNQMQVSHGPPNMMQPSLMGIHGNMNNQQAGSSGVPQVNLSNMQGQPQQGPPSQLMGMHQQIVPSQGQMVQQQGTLNPQNPMILSRAQLMPQGQMMVNPPSQNLGPSPQRMTPPKQMLSQQGPQMMAPHNQMMGPQGQVLLQQNPMIEQIMTNQMQGNKQQFNTQNQSSVMPGPAQIMRGPTPNMQGNMVQFTGQMSGQMLPQQGPVNNSPSQVMGIQGQVLRPPGPSPHMAQQHGDPATTANNDVSLSQMMPDVSMQQTNMVPPHVQAMQGNSASGNHFSGHGMSFNAPFSGAPNGNQMSCGQNPGFPVNKDVTLTSPLLVNLLQSDISAGHFGVNNKQNNTNANKPKKKKPPRKKKNSQQDLNTPDTRPAGLEEADQPPLPGEQGINLDNSGPKLPEFSNRPPGYPSQPVEQRPLQQMPPQLMQHVAPPPQPPQQQPQPQLPQQQQPPPPSQPQSQQQQQQQQMMMMLMMQQDPKSVRLPVSQSVHPPRGPLNPDSQRMPMQQSGSVPVMVSLQGPASVPPSPDKQRMPMPVNTPLGSNSRKMVYQESPQNPSSSPLAEMASLPEASGSEAPSVPGGPSNMPSHVVLPQNQLMMTGPKPGPSPLSATQGATPQQPPVNSLPSSHGHHFPNVAAPTQTSRPKTPNRASPRPYYPQTPNNRPPSTEPSEISLSPERLNASIAGLFPPQINIPLPPRPNLNRGFDQQGLNPTTLKAIGQAPSNLTMNPSNFATPQTHKLDSVVVNSGKQSNSGATKRASPSNSRRSSPGASRKTTPSPGRQNSKAPKLTLASQTNAALLQNVELPRNVLVSPAPLANPPVPGSFPNNSGLNPQNPTVSVAAVGGVVEDNKESLNVPQDSDCQNSQGRKEQVNIELKAVPAQEVKMVVPEDQSKKDGQPSDPNKLPNVEESKNLVSPAMREAPTSLSQLLDNSGAPNVTIKPPGLTDLEVTPPVVSGEDLKKASVIPTLQDPSSSKESSNSLNLPHSNEPCSTLGHPELSEVSSNVAPSIPPVMSRPVSSSSISTPLPPNQITVFVTSNPITTSANTSAALPTHLQSALMSTVVTMPNVGSKVMVSEGQSAAQSNARPQFITPVFINSSSIIQVMKGSQPSTIPAAPLTTNSGLMPPSVAVVGPLHIPQNIKFSSAPVPPNAPSSSPAPNIQTGRPLVLSSRATPVQLPSPPCTSSPVVPPHPPVQQVKELNPDEASPQVNTSADQNTLPSSQSTTMVSPLLTNSPGSSVNRRSPVSSSKGKGKVDKIGQILLTKACKKVTGSLEKGEEQYGADGETEGQGLDTTAPGLVGTEQLPTELDSKTPTPPAPTLLKMTSSPVGPGTASAGPSLPGGALPTSVRSIVTTLVPSELISAVPTTKSNHGGIASEPLAGGLVEEKVGSHPELLPSIAPSQNLVSKETSTTALQTSVARPELEVNAAIVSGQSEPKEIVEKSKIPSRRNSRTEEPTVASESVENGHRKRSSRPASASSSAKDITSAVQSKRRKSK, from the exons GAATAATAAGGATGAACAACCCTGCCACTGTTATGATACCCCCGGGTGGAAATGTGTCATCTTCCATGATGGCACCAGGCCACAATCCAGAGCTGCAGCCCAGGACTCCTCGCCCTGCTTCTCAGTCAG ATGCAATGGATCCACTCCTCTCTGGGCTCCATATACAGCAGCAAAGTCATCCCTCAGGATCTTTAGCTCCCCCACACCACCCAATGCAGCCTGTCTCTGTGAACAGACAAAtgaacccagctaattttccccAGCTGCAGccgcagcagcagcaacaacaacaacagcagcagcagcagcagcagcagcagcagcagcagcagcagcagcaacaacaacagttGCAGGCAAGACCCCCACAGCAGCATCAGCAACAACAACCACAGGGAATTCGACCCCAGTTTACTTCCCCAACTCAGGTGCCTGTTCCTCCAGGCTGGAACCAGCTGCCTTCTGGAGCCCTTCAACCTCCTCCAGCCCAGGGTTCTCTGGGCACAATGACTGCAAACCAAGGGTGGAAGAAGGCTCCCTTGCCTGGCCCAATGCAACAGCAACTCCAGGCAAGACCATCCTTAGCTACGGTACAGACgccttcccaccctccccctcCATATCCCTTTGGCAGCCAGCAAGCCTCACAAGCCCACACAAACTTTCCTCAGATGAGCAACCCAGGCCAGTTCACAGCTCCTCAGATGAAGAGTTTGCAGGGAGGGCCCTCTAGGGTCCCAACTCCCCTGCAGCAGCCCCACCTCACCAACAAGTCTCCtgcctcctcaccctcctccttccAGCAGGGATCCCCTGCATCCTCCCCAACGGTTAACCAAACTCAGCAGCAGATGGGACCAAGGCCACCTCAAAATAACCCACTTCCCCAGGGATTTCAGCAGCCTGTCAGCTCTCCGGGTCGGAATCCTATGGTTCAACAGGGAAATGTGCCACCTAACTTCATGGTGATGCAGCAGCAACCACCAAACCAGGGGCCACAGAGTTTACATCCAGGCCTAGGAG GAATGCCTAAACGCCTCCCACCTGGCTTCTCAGCAGGACAGGCCAATCCGAATTTTATGCAAGGTCAGGTGCCTTCGACCACAGCAACCACCCCTGGGAATTCAGGAGCCCCTCAGCTGCAAGCAAATCAAAATGTtcagcatgcag gtggtcAAGGAGCTGGTCCTCCTCAAAACCAGATGCAGGTGTCCCACGGGCCACCAAATATGATGCAGCCCAGCCTCATGGGAATTCATGGCAACATGAACAATCAGCAGGCTGGTAGTTCTGGGGTTCCACAAGTGAACCTCAGCAACATGCAAGGCCAGCCCCAGCAGGGCCCACCATCTCAACTGATGGGCATGCACCAGCAGATCGTGCCCTCCCAGGGCCAGATGGTCCAGCAACAAGGAACCTTGAACCCTCAGAACCCTATGATCCTTTCAAGGGCCCAGCTTATGCCACAGGGCCAGATGATGGTGAACCCTCCAAGCCAAAATCTTGGGCCCTCGCCCCAAAGGATGACCCCACCCAAGCAGATGCTTTCCCAGCAGGGCCCACAAATGATGGCGCCACATAACCAGATGATGGGGCCTCAGGGACAAGTTTTGCTCCAACAGAACCCAATGATAGAGCAGATCATGACCAATCAAATGCAGGGGAATAAGCAACAGTTTAACACTCAGAACCAATCCAGTGTCATGCCGGGACCAGCCCAGATAATGAGGGGACCAACTCCGAACATGCAAGGAAATATGGTGCAGTTTACAGGACAGATGTCAGGACAGATGTTGCCCCAGCAAGGGCCTGTGAACAACAGTCCATCTCAGGTTATGGGGATTCAGGGGCAGGTCCTGCGGCCACCAGGGCCCAGCCCACACATGGCCCAGCAGCATGGTGATCCTGCTACTACGGCAAATAATGATGTCAGTTTGTCTCAGATGATGCCTGATGTTAGCATGCAACAAACCAACATGGTCCCCCCTCATGTGCAGGCCATGCAGGGAAACAGTGCCTCGGGAAACCACTTCTCAGGCCATGGGATGTCTTTCAATGCGCCTTTCAGTGGAGCTCCCAATGGAAATCAGATGTCCTGTGGTCAAAATCCAGGCTTCCCAGTCAATAAGGATGTCACGCTAACGAGCCCATTGTTGGTCAACTTATTGCAGAGTGATATCTCTGCAGGCCATTTTGGGGTAAACAATAAGCAAAATAATACCAACGCAAATAAACCAAAGAAGAAGAAACCCCCTcggaagaagaaaaacagtcaGCAAGATCTAAA cacccCAGATACTCGTCCAGCTGGTCTGGAAGAGGCTGATCAGCCACCATTGCCTGGAGAACAAGGAATTAACTTGGATAACTCAGGCCCTAAACTGCCAGAATTTTCAAACCGGCCACCAG GTTATCCTTCTCAACCAGTTGAACAGAGGCCACTTCAGCAGATGCCTCCTCAACTCATGCAGCATGTGGCACCCccaccacagccaccacagcagcagccacagccacaactgcctcagcagcagcagccaccacCTCCCAGTCAGCCACAGTCtcagcaacagcaacagcagcaacaaatgATGATGATGCTCATGATGCAGCAGGATCCCAAATCAGTTAGGCTTCCAGTCTCTCAAAGTGTCCATCCTCCAAGGGGCCCCCTGAACCCCGACTCCCAGAGAATGCCCATGCAGCAGAGTGGCAGTGTGCCTGTCATGGTCAGTCTGCAAGGACCTGCCTCTGTGCCACCATCACCTGATAAACAAAGAATGCCAATGCCTGTGAATACTCCTTTGGGAAGCAATTCAAGGAAAATGGTCTATCAGGAGAGCCCGCAGAATCCTTCGAGCTCGCCACTGGCAGAGATGGCCTCGCTCCCTGAAGCAAGTGGCAGTGAAGCACCATCTGTCCCAGGAGGCCCAAGCAACATGCCTTCACATGTAGTACTTCCCCAGAATCAGTTAATGATGACAGGGCCAAAACCTGGACCATCGCCCCTTTCAGCAACTCAAGGTGCAACTCCCCAGCAACCCCCTGTAAATTCCCTGCCCAGCTCTCATGGTCACCACTTTCCAAATGTGGCTGCGCCAACCCAGACATCTAGGCCCAAAACACCAAACAGAGCCAGCCCCAGACCCTATTATCCTCAGACACCCAACAACCGCCCTCCCAGCACAGAACCTTCAGAAATCAGTCTGTCACCAGAAAGACTCAACGCTTCCATAGCAGGACTCTTCCCTCCACAGATTAATATTCCTTTACCTCCTAGGCCAAATTTAAACAGGGGCTTTGATCAACAAGGCCTAAATCCAACAACTTTGAAGGCCATCGGGCAAGCACCTTCAAATCTTACCATGAATCCTTCCAATTTTGCTACCCCACAAACTCACAAATTAGATTCTGTGGTAGTGAATTCTGGAAAGCAGTCTAATTCTGGAGCAACAAAACGGGCAAGTCCAAGCAACAGTCGCAGGTCTAGTCCTGGGGCCAGTAGGAAAACAACTCCAAGCCCGGGGAGGCAAAATTCAAAAGCCCCTAAACTTACTCTGGCCTCTCAGACAAATGCAGCTCTGTTGCAGAATGTGGAGTTGCCGAGAAATGTATTGGTCAGTCCCGCTCCTCTGGCCAATCCCCCTGTACCTGGGAGCTTTCCTAACAACAGTGGGCTGAATCCTCAGAATCCTACTGTGTCTGTGGCTGCAGTTGGGGGTGTTGTTGAGGATAACAAGGAGAGCTTGAATGTGCCTCAGGACAGTGATTGCCAGAATTCCCAGGGTAGGAAGGAACAGGTAAATATTGAACTAAAAGCAGTCCCTGCCCAGGAAGTTAAAATGGTTGTCCCTGAAGATCAATCCAAAAAGGATGGGCAGCCTTCGGATCCTAACAAACTTCCCAATGTCGAAGAGAGCAAAAATTTGGTGTCTCCTGCTATGAGGGAAGCACCAACATCGTTAAGTCAACTTCTTGACAACTCTGGAGCTCCCAATGTGACGATTAAACCCCCTGGGCTTACAGATCTGGAAGTAACACCTCCAGTAGTTTCTGGGGAGGACCTCAAAAAAGCATCTGTCATTCCCACACTGCAGGATCCGTCTTCTTCTAAAGAATCCTCTAATTCCCTAAACTTACCTCACAGTAATGAGCCGTGTTCAACCCTTGGGCATCCCGAATTGAGTGAGGTCAGTTCTAACGTTGCACCAAGCATCCCTCCAGTAATGTCAAGACCTGTTAGCTCTTCCTCCATTTCCACTCCTTTGCCCCCAAATCAAATAACTGTATTTGTCACTTCCAATCCCATCACAACTTCAGCTAACACATCAGCAGCTTTGCCAACTCACTTGCAGTCTGCATTGATGTCAACAGTTGTCACAATGCCCAATGTGGGTAGCAAGGTTATGGTTTCTGAGGGACAGTCAGCTGCTCAGTCTAATGCCCGGCCTCAGTTCATTACACCTGTCTTTATCAATTCATCCTCAATAATTCAGGTTATGAAAGGATCACAGCCAAGCACAATTCCTGCAGCCCCACTGACAACCAACTCTGGCCTGATGCCGCCCTCTGTTGCAGTTGTTGGCCCTTTACACATACCTCAGAACATAAAGTTTTCTTCTGCTCCTGTACCGCCTAATGCTCCCTCCAGTAGTCCTGCTCCAAACATCCAGACAGGTCGACCTCTGGTCCTTAGCTCACGAGCCACCCCTGTTcagcttccttcccctccttgtACGTCTTCTCCAGTTGTCCCTCCTCATCCCCCTGTTCAGCAAGTGAAAGAATTGAATCCAGATGAGGCTAGCCCTCAGGTGAACACCTCAGCAGATCAGAACACACTTCCCTCTTCACAGTCAACCACAATGGTTTCTCCCCTTTTGACCAATAGTCCAGGGTCCTCTGTCAACCGGCGAAGCCCAGTCTCGTCTAGTAAGGGCAAAGGAAAAGTGGACAAAATTGGCCAAATTTTGTTGACCAAGGCGTGTAAGAAAGTTACAGGCTCTCTTGAGAAAGGGGAAGAACAATATGGTGCAGATGGAGAGACTGAAGGCCAAGGGCTAGACACCACAGCTCCGGGGCTCGTGGGAACAGAGCAGTTACCCACAGAGCTGGACAGTAAAACCCCAACGCCCCCAGCACCCACTCTGCTAAAAATGACCTCTAGCCCCGTGGGCCCGGGCACTGCCTCAGCAGGACCCAGCTTACCTGGCGGTGCTCTCCCCACCAGTGTACGCTCAATAGTAACCACTCTGGTACCCTCCGAGCTCATCTCCGCCGTACCGACCACAAAAAGCAATCATGGTGGCATAGCATCTGAGCCACTTGCGGGTGGCCTAGTGGAGGAGAAGGTGGGATCCCATCCAGAACTTCTACCCAGCATAG CCCCGTCGCAGAATTTAGTCTCAAAGGAAACTTCAACCACAGCACTGCAGACCTCTGTTGCCAGACCAG AGCTGGAGGTAAATGCTGCCATAGTCTCTGGACAAAG TGAGCCCAAAGAGATAGTTGAAAAGTCCAAAATCCCGAGCAGAAGAAACTCCCGAACTGAAGAGCCAACTGTGGCTTCTGAAAGTGTGGAAAATGGACATCGTAAACGATCTTCTCGACCTGCGTCAGCCTCCAGCTCTGCTAAAG ACATAACCAGTGCGGTGCAATCCAAGCGAAGAAAATCCAAGTAA